The proteins below are encoded in one region of Passer domesticus isolate bPasDom1 chromosome 22, bPasDom1.hap1, whole genome shotgun sequence:
- the LOC135285215 gene encoding F-box only protein 44-like, producing the protein MGGASSARRAGDPPSPSCGPSSAMASIADLPEDVLVELLSLLPVRDLLRTCRLVCSQWRYVVDLTTLWKRKCQHDGFYRHSLERSVSDWRTFYVLCHLKRNLIKNPCAEENFQHWRLDKNGGDRWKIEDLPGAHGNDVPDTRVHKYFVTSYRPCFKSQLITLEKEGYWNQLMDEERPEITVKDWYAARFDCGCRYELTVRLLSTNHDVLEEFHPEPVVIEQWSDARWREVSHTFRNYPAGVRYIWFQHGGQDTQFWAGWYGVRVTNSSITIGM; encoded by the exons ATGGGCGGAGCCAG CTCGGCCCGCCGCGCCGGGGATCCGCCGTCGCCCTCCTGCGGCCCGAGCTCTGCCATGGCAAGCATCGCGGACCTCCCCGAGGAcgtgctggtggagctgctgtcgCTGCTGCCCGTCCGGGACCTGCTCCGCACCTGCCGGCTGGTGTGCTCGCAGTGGCGCTACGTGGTGGACCTGACCACGCTGTGGAAGCGCAAGTGCCAGCACGACGGGTTTTATCGTCACAGCTTGGAGAGGAGCGTCTCTGACTGGAGGACCTTCTATGTGCTCTGCCACTTGAAGAGAAACTTAATCAAGAACCCTTGTGCTGAAG AGAACTTCCAGCACTGGAGACTTGATAAGAATGGAGGAGATAGGTGGAAAATTGAAGATCTGCCTGGAGCTCATGGAAATGATGTGCCTGACACCAGAGTACACAAATACTTTGTCACTTCATATAG GCCATGTTTCAAGTCTCAACTCATTACCCTGGAAAAAGAAGGCTATTGGAATCAGCTGATGGATGAGGAACGGCCTGAAATTACAGTCAAGGACTG gtACGCTGCCAGGTTTGACTGCGGGTGCCGCTACGAGCTCACCGTGAGGCTGCTCTCCACAAACCACGACGTCCTGGAGGAATTCCATCCCGAGCCAGTGGTCATTGAGCAGTGGAGTGATGCCAGGTGGAGAGAg GTTTCTCACACCTTCCGGAATTACCCGGCAGGAGTTCGTTACATCTGGTTCCAGCACGGGGGCCAGGACACCCAGTTCTGGGCAGGATGGTATGGGGTCCGTGTGACAAACAGCAGCATCACCATTGGGATGTGA